The following are from one region of the Silene latifolia isolate original U9 population chromosome 9, ASM4854445v1, whole genome shotgun sequence genome:
- the LOC141601868 gene encoding uncharacterized protein LOC141601868, with translation MHTNVKDLITGQCFRATFIYAFNKIEERTSLWQALIRLNVSGPWIVLGDFNNVMYANERLGQMVKDDEMAPFQSTVNTCDLHDMKSTGAFFTWNNKQPSVTRVFSRINRVLVNRAWLNWNTDWNAHYHPKGDFDHCPCIRFCGESFVGKKKSFKFFNMWVKVEDFGKVVAETWKNLIYGSPLFRVARKLKELKPRLKELNRSLFSDIQRNADVAYHLMIDCQLKLQADPSNPILMDKERQVRDSYHMLDVARTDFLMQKAKCSWAKEGDTNSSMFHQAIKHRQMHNKVLQIENSAGELCKEPEAILQAFVEYYKELLGTSAQSSDSYSHVVTQGCTLDVAD, from the coding sequence ATGCATACTAATGTGAAGGATTTGATTACTGGTCAGTGCTTTAGGGCTacttttatttatgcatttaatAAAATTGAAGAGAGAACCTCTCTTTGGCAAGCTCTTATTAGGTTGAATGTGTCTGGTCCTTGGATTGTTTTGGGGGACTTCAATAATGTGATGTATGCTAATGAGAGGCTGGGTCAGATGGTTAAAGATGATGAAATGGCTCCTTTTCAGTCTACTGTGAACACCTGTGATCTCCATGATATGAAATCCACTGGTGCCTTTTTTACTTGGAATAATAAACAGCCTAGTGTCACAAGAGTATTTAGTAGAATAAATAGAGTGCTAGTTAATCGTGCCTGGCTTAATTGGAATACTGATTGGAATGCTCACTATCACCCCAAAGGAGACTTTGACCACTGTCCTTGCATTCGTTTTTGTGGGGAGAGTTTTGTTGGCAAAAAGAAATCATTTAAATTTTTTAACATGTGGGTTAAAGTGGAGGATTTTGGTAAGGTAGTTGCTGAGACTTGGAAGAATCTGATTTATGGTTCTCCCTTGTTTAGAGTAGCTAGAAAACTCAAAGAGTTGAAGCCTAGATTAAAGGAGTTGAATAGGTCCTTGTTTTCAGATATACAGAGGAATGCTGATGTAGCTTATCATCTCATGATTGATTGCCAGCTGAAGTTACAGGCAGACCCTTCTAATCCTATTCTGATGGATAAGGAAAGACAAGTCAGGGATTCCTACCATATGCTTGATGTTGCTAGAACTGATTTTCTCATGCAAAAAGCTAAATGTAGCTGGGCTAAGGAAGGGGATACTAATTCTTCTATGTTTCACCAAGCTATCAAGCATAGGCAAATGCATAATAAAGTGCTCCAAATTGAAAATTCTGCTGGAGAGTTATGTAAGGAACCAGAAGCCATTCTTCAAGCTTTTGTTGAATACTATAAAGAGCTCCTGGGGACCAGTGCTCAAAGTAGTGATTCCTACTCTCATGTTGTGACACAAGGATGTACTTTGGATGTTGCTGATTGA